The genomic region AGGTGCAACCTTGATTAGCCCGAGGAAATGTGAAAAGGCCGTCCTATTGGACGGCCTTTTCACATTTGGTCGGGCTGACAGGATTTGAACCTGCGACCCCTTGACCCCCAGTCAAGTGCGCTACCAAGCTGCGCCACAGCCCGTGGCTGGCCCGGTCGTGCGTGGGCCGTAGGAGAGTCTAGTGCAGGTAGAGGGGAGCAGCGGTCAAGGCTGGGTGAGCAGGGTGAGAGCGCTGGGGTCATGGGCCGCGAGTACGCGCAGCGTCGGCTCGCTTGACGTCAGCTCGGTGATGCGGCGCGCCGTCTCGAGCTGGTCGGCACGGTCTCCGACGTCGGGCACGATGCCGCGCGACAGCAGCTCGGGGTCGTAGGTGACGTCGCCGACGAGCAGCAGGGGCGCAGCATCCGCTCGGCGAATCAGCAGACTCATCGAACCGGGGCTGTGCCCGGGGGTCGGCATAAGCACGAGGCTGCCGTCGTCGAAGAGGTCGAACTCGTCAGCGTCGGTGAAGGGCACCGGCGTGAGGGTGACGCCGGGGGGCGGGATGCGCGCGGCGAGCACCCCGTGCAGCTCGGGCGTCTTCTGCTCGAGCAGGGCGAGCTCGGCGGGGGCCACGTAGACGGGCACGTTGGTGAACGGCGCGAGGTTGCCGGCGTGGTCTTGGTGCAGGTGCGAAAGAGCCACGTGGGTGATGTCGCCGGCGGTGAAGCCGAGCGCGGCCAGCTGGGCGGTCAAGGTCTGCTCGGCGGGCACGCGAAAGCGGGCTTGGCGGCGGTAGACCCAGCCGAGCATCCCGCCCGGATAGTAGCCAGGGTCGGTGAGCGAGTCGGGGCTCTGCCCGGTGTCGAAGAGCACCGTGCCGCGCTCGTGCTCGATGACGAAGGCGAGCACGGGCAGCCAGGGGCTCCAGGTGCGGGCGGTGAGGGTCCACCACAGCATCGGAGTGCCCGTGCCCTCAATGTTCTTCGGGCGCACCTGCACCTCGCCGAGGGTGATGGCGTGCACGGCGCGCACGGGGCCGTGCGTCGTGGTCGAGGTGGCGCGGGTCATCGGGCCAGTCTGCCCGAATGCGATTCAGAAAGGAGAGAGGTGCG from Microcella sp. harbors:
- a CDS encoding N-acyl homoserine lactonase family protein — its product is MTRATSTTTHGPVRAVHAITLGEVQVRPKNIEGTGTPMLWWTLTARTWSPWLPVLAFVIEHERGTVLFDTGQSPDSLTDPGYYPGGMLGWVYRRQARFRVPAEQTLTAQLAALGFTAGDITHVALSHLHQDHAGNLAPFTNVPVYVAPAELALLEQKTPELHGVLAARIPPPGVTLTPVPFTDADEFDLFDDGSLVLMPTPGHSPGSMSLLIRRADAAPLLLVGDVTYDPELLSRGIVPDVGDRADQLETARRITELTSSEPTLRVLAAHDPSALTLLTQP